DNA sequence from the Delphinus delphis chromosome 7, mDelDel1.2, whole genome shotgun sequence genome:
AGCCTAGAAGTGGAAGCCCTCCTTCCGGGTACATCTGTCCAAGAGGCAGAGCTCATAGCCCTCAAGAGGGCCCTGTGCCTTGCGGCTAAATAAAAGGTCACCATTTATACTGATTCTAAGTATGACTTCTCTGTCGTGCATGCACATGGGGCCATATGGGAAGAGAGGGGTCTAACtaacatcaagaagaaaagaagttaAACACGCGGAGGAGACACTGGCCTGATTAGGCTCTGTTATAATGATGGAAGAAGTAGCCATAGTACATTGCCTGGGCCCGCAAAAGACTGATAGTTATATAGCTAAAGGAAATAATTTGGCTGATCAGGGCACAAAACAGGCAGCCAGACCAAAAATCCCCATCCTAAGGCCCTAGCACTCATTCCACGTGTGGACCTATCCCTGTTTAAACCTCAGTGTTGGGAAATGGATCTAGAGAAAGCAGACGAAGGGGAATTTCACGCTGGCTTGAGACTTAGATGATCAGTACCAAACAACCAAAGAAGGCTGGATTTATAATGAACAGGGACTAGTGCTTATACCTGAGCATTTAATGGAAAGAGTTATTACCCATCTACATCAAGGAAACCATTAGGGGCGTGACCTAACCAATCACTGGctacagaagtttatttttggtCCACAAATGCAAAGGACCAACGAAAGGGTAATACAAAATTGCCTGATCCAGCCAGAAACAATCCAAAAAGCAGTCCGCCCCCAATAATAAAAGGGGTGCAAAACCGAGGGACAGAACCAGGAGATGGTTGGCAAATAGACTTGACTGTTATGCCCAAAGCCATGAGAAATTACAGATATTTGCTGGTATTTGTAGACACCTTCACAGGACTcattaaattttgtatttgttgTCGGTCTCATATATTTAAAAGGCCTCCCCACACGCATGATGATTGCCTAAGACTTAAGAGTTCAAGGTGGGACTTGTGAATATTTACAATTAAGTGCAAAACACTTTCATTCCTCTTATGAAAATCCATGCTTCTAATCAGCAGGAAGCGCCTAGAGTGATATCACCCTATTTCCTTCAAGATTGAGGAATGTGTAAAGAAATAGGGAGAAATTGAAACAGCACATAAAACACTGACCAGCTTAAAATGGTTTTGCTTCCTTAAAACAGGTTGTTGATTGTTTAAACCTGTAGTTATTTTACAGAGACAGCACTGTGCATGTGCAAGACGGGAACCCACGGCTCCAGGATGACCCCGGAACGAAGAATCTTGAGTTTGCAAAACTCAAAGAATAGAAATGTTGCCACTGGAATCCTTTACAAAGTGAGAAGTCCTTCAAGAAGGAAAATCGGCTTCCGGATGGACTGATTTGAGACTAGCCAATCAGCTTTTGCCAAGTTCGTCCTTAAATTTTGCCCTGAACCCTGGATGGGAGACACAGATTTGAGTCCTGCTTTCTGTCCCCTTGCTGGTCAACCTCGCAATAaagctctttctttcctccaaagcCAGCGCCATAGTACTGGCTTCTGTACACGTCGGGCAGCCGGCTTGGTAACAATCCTTCCTCGCATCTCTCCAACCTCTGTTTCCATCAtgacatctccttctctgactctgactgcTGTAAGGACCCTGTGATGACACTGCCCACTCAAATATTCCAGGATaaactccccatctcaagatctttaacttaatcacatctacaaagtctATTCTGCCATGTgaaatattgtgatttataagaaatatgtatatttggtcagatgaccaaaatatattttcatatatatttgatctttccacagttcctggctcacagctccctgGGAATTTCCTGGGCAATAAGAGCAATAGGAGAACATTTTGTCATAATATTTGGTCTCTGTCCTTAGTTCCTGAAAGTACTTCAGAGCCATAAAGGTGTcctgttattcataacaagccctttTTCACCACAACTAAGTTTTTTTTATgagatgacttttggaaagcacctaaggatgggggctggctgCTGGGGAACCAACCTTGAAGGgagagttggaactttcagttccaCCCTTTGacctctggggaagggagagaggctggaggttcaatggccaatgatttcaTCAAGTCCTAtgcaatgaagcctccataaaaacaacaggaaaaggaggttcagagagcttctgggttggtgaacacacggAGATTCGGGGAGAGTGGTGTGCTCGGAGAGGGCATAAAGGCTCCacaccctttccccataccttgccctctgTATCTCTTCTGTgtagctgttcctgagttgtatgcttttataataaaccagtgatctagtAAGCAAAATgtctctctgagttctgtgagttgctcTAAGCAAATTAATAGAACCCAAggaggaggtcatgggaacctcttttttttttttttttttttttgcggtacgtgggcctctcactgttgtggcctctcccgttgcggagcacaggctccggacacgcagggtcagcggccatggctcacgggcccagccactccgcggcatgggggatcctcccggactggggcacgaacccgtgtccgctgcatcggcaggcggactctcaaccactgcgccaccagggaagccctgggaaccTCTTatttatagccagtcagtcagaagcacaggtgataacctgggtttgcaactggcatctgaagtgggggggaGAGGGGCAGTCCTTTAGGACCGAGCCCTTAgcttgtgggatctgacactaacTCCAGGTAAATAATGTCAGAACTGAGTTGCTGTCTCAGATACCCTGCAGGTGTCCTGAGAATTGCTTGCTGCTTTGGGAAACCTCCTCCACACATTAGAATCTGGTGATCAGAACCACCTTTTACCACcacgtaaggtaacatattcacagtttctgggattaggatgtggacatctttgggaggccaTCATTCTGTCTGCCATGATTCCTCACCTTTTCTAACTCACCCATCCCACCACATCATCAACAATCTGGAGGTTCCACCCCTAAAATATACCCCAAATCAACTACTTCCCTGTAATTCCTCTGCTACCATCTTAGAGCAGGGCCACACAGACTCTGCCCTGGACAACTGTGAGCATCTCTTAACTGGTCCCCTTGCTGCCACTCTTGCCCCTCTGCAGTCCATCTATAAAGCTGCCAGAATgatcttcttaaaatataaatcatgtaATGTGATTGCCTTGTTTAAAACTCATCAGTGGTTTCCCACTATAACTGGAACAAAATTCTAATAGATACTTCATCCTCTGGTCCCTTCTcacctttaaaatataatagagcCTTTCCGTTTGGCGGCAGCCATCAGGTGAGCCGAGATGGGCGCTTACAAGTACATCCAGGAGCTATGGAGGAAGAAGCAGTCGGACGTGATGCGCTTTCTGCTCAGGGTGCGCTGCTGGCAGTACCGCCAGCTCTCGGCGCTGCACCGGGCCCTGCGCCCCACCCGGCCCGACAAGGTGCGCAGGCTGGGCTACAAGGCCAAGCAAGGTTATGTGATATATCGCGTTCGCGTGCGCCGCGGAAGCCGCAAACGCCCGGTCCCGAAGGGCGCCACCTACGGCAAGCCCATCCACCATGGCGTCAACCAGCTCAAGTTTGCCCGGAGCCTTCAGTCTGTTGACGAGGAGCGAGCGGGACGCCACTGTGGGGCCCTGAGGGTCCTGAATTCTTACTGGGTGGGTGAAGATTCTACGTACAAACTTTTTGAGGTTATCCTCATTGATCCCTTCCATAAAGCTATCAGAAGAAACCCTGACACCCAGTGGACCACCAAACCAGTCCACAAGCACAGGGAGATGCGGGGGCTGACGTCTGCAGGCAGGAAGAGCCGCGGCCTCGGCAAGGGCCACAAGTTCCACCACACGATCGGTGGTTCTCGCCGCGCAGCCCGGAGAAGGCGCCATACTCTCCAGCTCCACCGCTACCGCTCATATAAGTAATGTTTGTAAAATTCTTACCTAATAAACAGTTTAGGACATCCACGTCTgcttaaaagtgttttttaatctgTCTGTTAAAACTAGTTGTCTGCAGATTGCTTCATTGAATGCATTGTCAAATTCTGAAAGGTAAAGTGCAATAATGTTTGAAGATTTTAAGTGATGGTGTGTCTTGTTTCTAATAAGGGGAAAATgcctttgttttttgctttattaGGCAGTTGATATGTCCGTGTTTAAAATGCTGTCTGGTAACAATAGATGTAAAATTCTGTAAAAGAGGAGTGCAGAAACTAGCCGTGTAGATTTGTTGGTGCATGTGATGAAACCTACAGCTTTATTGGGGTGAGGCAATGCTCTGCTGGTTTACTCTAAAGTGGCTGTTTTATGGAGTTTGGCAAGGACAAACTTTAAATTGGGTTTTCCTTGGAAATGTAAAGGATGTCGTGATCCTTTATCATGATCATAATGCCGAAAAATAAAGTTGACTAGGGCCCACGTTTTTAGACTTAATGTGCTATTCCATATATGTAACTGCTGCTGCCGAAAGGCGGAAAGTAAAGGAATGCCACCATTCTTTAAGAGAATTGAATAAACCTGTTGCAAGATGTTTCTCTTACAAATTGAAACAAATCCTGGTTAACCTAAATTAAATTGCCTTGGCCTCGATGGTACCACTGAAGTTCCCATAAAAGGTGGGAGCTCCTGGTTCAGTCCCGTGACTGACCTGTAGAATACTTAACTTCATGCAAAATAGTCATGGTATTTACACTAGTGTATACTGAAACTGATGGAAATTGAACATTGGGTATATGAGGAGGGAGTTTTTAACCCTAAGGTTTGTAAGCTAGTGATGCTAGGATTGGGAAATTGGTGTTCATAAGGTCCCTTTCAAGTGTGGGAGGATAGAAGGGGCTTggatcaaatttttaaatgttttatttttagtattagtTTGTGACCCATTATGAAATGTAAGCCACCTCGGGGAAAACTGGGTTGGTTTTATTTCAACGTAACATTGCTAAGTCTAATCAGTGTTATCTTGGGTCAAGCCACTTTATCCATTCCCATAAGGCTACTAAGAAGAGTCGTGTAGTTGGTGTCAATACTAGTTCAGTTGGTTtccgaaaaaaaaaataataataataataatagagaagAAATAATGCAATTTTTTCCTTCACAAAATTTCTCTCCATCCCTCACTTCCATGGCCTTATATGCTGACAGCAGCTCTTAGCAGCTCATCAAAGGGAGGTACATGTGTTTGAGCTGTCCTTCTGGGTCTCCCCAGACGTAGAAGACAGCAAATTACCATATAATTCTAGACCTATGCCCTCCCTCTCCAAGTCTGTTTTAACTGTACATTCCTGCTAAAACTAccagaaaagttaaaatatataagaaatgaaaatcaagagatagagggaagaaaggaaggaacacaACACAGTATAATATATTCTTCACATTTCGTAACAGGCAGACAAAAGATGTCTTAGATTGATGGATCTAAAAATAGTGCagataaattatttaacattaagagagctaaaaataaaagcttttttatTCCTTCGGGGAATGATGAGAGAGAGACttacacttttcattttattttttatgaactgTGAATTCTTTGACcatgtaaataaatatagtaaAGCAGCTACTAAttttgcacaaatatttacactAATTTTACCCATGAGGCTGTGCATGTTTATATATGCACATTGGTCATCAGTTTTTCACCTACTGTAACATTTCTTCCCTCTGATTCCCAACACTGTTCTTTGGAATTCCTCCACCGGAAACCGTCCCACCAAGGACTTCTTGCTAATAAATCAAAGGGCACTATGACCCCACTAGCAACCTCTCTGTGGAAAATTGTTCCCTAGGCCCTCTTCTGCCTCTATTTCCCAAAAGCTCTTTCCTCCctgaatcacctcacaccaactACTTCTGGAGCCAGCTATTCTTCTCACACTTTCAAATAATGAGTCTACACTTTATAATTCCTAGTCTTTTTCCAACATGCCAGAATCTCAGGAAGCTGCTACTCCAAAAATGCAGGCATTGCTTGGAATAATAAACAATCCCTAATTCAACCACCAGTATTTCATTGCCTCTTATGAACGCCCAGTCACCTCTCATTGGAGGATATTTCGCAGAATTTTAGGATCAATAAAGGGTTGGAGAGAACAAACTCACCCACATCAAAATAGCCTGAGATATAAAAATGCAAACCACTGGACCCCATACAGACCTACTAACTCAAAATGTTTTCAACAACCTCCCCAGGTAGTTCCCATGCACACAAAAGTTTGAGATACCCCAAATCAACCCAATCtaattatttctgaaatgaaGAAAGTTAAATCCAGAGAGTAAATGACTTGTGCAAAATTGCCCACTTAATATGCAACCAATTCATTATTCTAGTCATACATATTCTGGTACCCTTTTAAAGGAACCTGTGAGATAAAACATGCACTAGaaagaaactacctcaacataataaaagccacataagaaaaacccacagctaacatcatactcaattaagaaaaactgaaagcttttcctctaagaccaggaacaagacaaacatgcccacttttgccacttctactcaacatagtactggaagtcctagccggaacaattaggcaagaaaaagaaataaaaggcatgaaaactggggggtggggggaggaaagacATAAAATTATCACGGTTTATAGATGACAGGATCTTATATAAagaaaccctaaagattccactaaaaaaaaatcctattagagctaataaatgaattcagcaaagttgaagGATATAAAAAGCAACACAGAAAACttagtttcatttttatacactaacaatgcaaaattgtaaaaggaaataaagacagcaattctatttacaatagcatcaaaaagaaaaagtacttaggaataaacttaaccaagaaggtgaaagacttgaACTCTGAAACTctaaaacattgataaaagaaattaaataaaacacaaataaatggaaagacaccccatattcatggactggaagatgtcagtactacccaaagcaatctacagattcagtgcaatccctgaaTTAAAATCCCAATGATACTTTTGCATGAAttgaaaaatccatcctaaaattcatatggaatctcaagggaccctgaatagtcaaaacaatcttggaaaagaacaaaggtggaggtctcacacttcctgatttcaaattttactaccaagatacagtaatcaaaacagtatgatagtgATATAAAGATAGACATAAAGACCAATGGactaaagagcccagaaataaaccctcacatatatggtcaaatgattttcagtgagggtgccaagaccattcaacaggaaaaggacagtcttttcaacaaatggtgatggaagaaaaactggatatccacatgaaaaaaaaaatgaagctggacccttacatcatatacaaaaattaattaaaagtgaaTCAAGCGCTTA
Encoded proteins:
- the LOC132428045 gene encoding large ribosomal subunit protein eL15-like, which translates into the protein MGAYKYIQELWRKKQSDVMRFLLRVRCWQYRQLSALHRALRPTRPDKVRRLGYKAKQGYVIYRVRVRRGSRKRPVPKGATYGKPIHHGVNQLKFARSLQSVDEERAGRHCGALRVLNSYWVGEDSTYKLFEVILIDPFHKAIRRNPDTQWTTKPVHKHREMRGLTSAGRKSRGLGKGHKFHHTIGGSRRAARRRRHTLQLHRYRSYK